A DNA window from Amphiprion ocellaris isolate individual 3 ecotype Okinawa chromosome 8, ASM2253959v1, whole genome shotgun sequence contains the following coding sequences:
- the LOC111584472 gene encoding ADP-ribosylation factor-like protein 8A, with translation MIALINKLLDWFKALFWKEEMELTLVGLQYSGKTTFVNVIASGQFSEDMIPTVGFNMRKITKGNVTIKLWDIGGQPRFRSMWERYCRGVSAIVYMVDAADPEKIEASKNELHNLLDKPQLQGIPVLVLGNKRDLSGALDEKELIERMNLSAIQDREICCYSISCKEKDNIDITLQWLIQHSRTKRSS, from the exons ATGATAGCGCTCATCAACAAGCTGCTGGACTGGTTCAAGGCGCTGTTCTGGAAGGAGGAGATGGAGCTCACCCTGGTGGGGCTCCAGTACTCCGGGAAGACCACCTTCGTCAACGTGATAGCG TCTGGACAGTTCAGTGAAGACATGATTCCTACAGTCGGGTTCAACATGAGGAAGATCACCAAAGGAAACGTCACCATCAAG CTCTGGGACATCGGCGGTCAGCCTCGGTTCAGGAGTATGTGGGAACGTTACTGTCGAGGAGTCAGCGCCATCGT GTACATGGTGGATGCAGCAGATCCGGAGAAGATCGAAGCCTCTAAGAATGAACTCCACAACCTGCTGGACAAGCCTCAGCTGCAGGGAATCCCT gttctggttctggggaACAAGAGGGACCTGTCAGGAGCTCTGGATGAGAAGGAGCTCATAGAGAGGAT GAACCTGTCGGCCATCCAGGACAGAGAGATCTGCTGCTACTCCATCTCCTGCAAGGAGAAAGACAACAtcg aCATCACCCTCCAGTGGTTGATCCAACACTCCCGGACTAAGAGGAGTTCCTGA